A window of Magnolia sinica isolate HGM2019 chromosome 13, MsV1, whole genome shotgun sequence genomic DNA:
tctttttttcttttcttttcttttcttgttcttGGGATGTCTGGGAAAATCTCGCTGAAAACTAAAtagtaaaatagaaaaataaggaaagacaagaaaaagaatggaaaaagaataaagaaaaaggagATTATGGGTGACAGATGAGGAAAGGGTTTGACATAGATGAGTTTTCGAGTAATTCAGAAGGGTTATCAGGAAATGTCGTTACTGGGGCTTCGTCAACATCTTGAAAATGCTGGGAAGTTATCAGAGAACAAATACTACTTTCCAAATACAGGGTGAGCATTGCTTTGCCAATATGGTTCTAACCAAATAGATGAATTATTAGAAACAAAATCACACCAGCTGGGTCTGCCATTCTGACCCATACAGACAGTGAATGGATTTTCTTTGGACCTCTCCATTCCAACATGGGTCCAAAGTAAATGGAATCATAGAACCAGCCACATAATGAACACACAAACGGCACATTGAAACTAACACCAGCTGGGTTTGCTTggtcattaaaaataaaaataaataaaagaaaagaaaaagaagaagaagaaaccatgCCTAATGACAAGGCAAAGTTGTTCATCAAAATGAACGGGGATATGGAACCTACCCGAAAGTTCCCATTACTCGAGTGGAGACATGGGTGTTGTTATCAGAAGTAAATTTGGCAAGCCCAAAATCTGCAACCTGCATGAGTAACCACTCCAGTTTCTTAATTGCAATATGCATAATAAAAcaatgacaaaaagaaataactaCCAAGACCACCCTTCTAAGTCAAATGATCAAAATAACTTGTGATTTTGAGTCATACATGAAAATGTGAATGATTTTTAGAAATTACTATAACATACTTTCATATGTATCATAATTCATACACATGTCAAAGATAGGAGACCTACCTTTGCTTCAAACTTAAAATCAAGAAGAATATTGGATGCCTTAATGTCACGATGAATAATCTTAGGGTGGCCTGCAAATTAAAAATTGGTTCAATACAAACACGTCTCTAATGCCTCAACACCTTTGATTGGGAAAGCCttatagaaaggaaaaataaaagggAAATAACAAAAGCCGAAGAACTCACAGTCCTCGTGAAGATATGCAAGCCCTTTTGCAGAACCTAGAGCAATTTTTAGTCTTGTAGGCCACTCCATGGTTGGTCTACCCTTTCCTGCAAGAAATCATGCTTAGATCCCAAAGCTCGAATTCGACTCAAATGTTCCTAGCTACTTATTAAAGCTTGGCTATTAAAAACATTAGGATGCAAAGAAATGGCAATTCATGAAAAACAATTCTTTTGGCATTTTAGTtccctcttcttcctttttactctttttttttttcggcaAAAGAGCATTTTAGTTCTTGATCTACAGAATTTATGATAGCTCGTGACAAACCTAGGCGGCTCATGCATTGAAAGGAAGCAAACCAGAAAATAGTGTCTGAATTAAAGGCTTACCATGCAAGTGGAACTCCAGTGTGTTGTTAGGAACAAATTCATAAACAAGCATCCTTTGGCTCCCAGCTATGCAGTATCCGACCAATGAAACAAGATGTTTGTGATGTACGCGGCTAATAATTTCAACCTCCGCTTGGAACTCACGCTCCCCTTGCCCGCTGCCAGATTTTAACTGCTTGACAGCAACCTCTTTACCACTTAGGAGCATTCCTCTGTGGACATACCCAAACCCACCTTGTCCAAGGAGATTGGCATCAGAAAACCCATCCGTTGCCAGCGCTAGTTCTTCATGAGTGAAGGTGCTCTTTGAGAAACCAAGAGCTATGCCAGGTGATGGTGGTGGAAGAGGGGTTTCAGACCCTGAATAGTTGGAACCAGAACCTCCACTACTGCTGATGGCTGGTGGAGGCGGAGGTTTTGCTGCCGGAACAGGGGGCGGTGAAGGTGGTGGCCGTGATGCAAATGGCggtggaggagaaggttgaggcgGCATTTTGACAACATGGTCTGCTGGCGGTGGAGCATTGTGTTGCCAATTCTGCGGCTGCCCAGCATAAGGGTCAACTGGAGACACGAACCAAACTAAAAATCAACGCAACGTCAACAGAGAAAATGTGGTAATGAGGAAACAAGCAGAAAGATCAACAAATATCACACCAATAGCTTACACATCTACACATATATGATATAAATTCAACCAAAGAATAATGGTGCTCCAGCGACTGAGGCTAATAGAATCCATGATCAAGTAGAAAGCTCTTGCTTCATTGTTATGCTGTATAGAAAGGAATAAATTCCTAACTTCTGCTGGTGATTAATACCCATAAATATAATTtactttaaaaaacaaaaaagattaaAAGCCAAAATACATATAAATTCAAAACATTTTAAAACTAGCCAATTGGCTAGTCTAACATCACAGAACACAAACATTTCAACCTTTCCAATCAACATAAAAGCTTGGAGTGATCTTACAGATACAATGTAGGGATCCACACTTGCAATTGTCCTTGTTAGCTTGAGGTGATACGCCTTGAATGCGttttctctgtgtgtgtgtgtgtgtgtgtgtgtgtgtgtgtgtgtgtgtgtgtgcatattaTAACAAGCTCAAGCGGCATGTGTGCAAGTGAATACCTACCCACCTCAAATCACAAAGCATGAATCCCTTGTTATGCATGAACAGAATGCACAATCTTAACTTGCTCTAGTCTTCCTAAAAGGGCTCAAAACTCCACCTGCCTTTTCCTCAAATAATTTTTCTTCGTTACTAAACCAGCAGGACTAAATCTGATCTTCCTTCTACCAGTGTTACAAACTAACCGACTGGACTCAAACTCAAACATGCACCCAACCATGTCTGCAATAAATTTTCATGCATCAATGCAAAAGACCATGCTAAATAGATTAACTTTGTAGAAATCTTACTTCTAAATAGAGatcttaaaaccctaaaaaattcTCCATATCTCCAAGTCAAATTTCACCAATGAGGAATCATGCTTCAATGACGTAATCAAAACTTCAAATTCATAGTCACCTATCGAGAATGCAACCAAATTTCCAGCAATTCATATGATGAAACTGAAAAACAGCATTTGTCCCAACCCAAAACAACTCCCATTTTATCCCAACAGTCGTCTGAAAAACAGCAATGATTGAGATTTCCTACAAAAAAAATCGATCTCCAAGAACCATATATACACCAGAAATCATTATTTTATGGAATTATCTAATTTTCActtcaaatccaaaaaacaagagaaatttcGCAGATAACATGCATCAACCAACaggataaaaagaaaaataaaagaaaatgtatgagaagatcgaagaaattactcTTCTGCGGATGCGTTGGTGGCGGATGTCCGTAATAATCCAATGACTCGTGActcctccttctcttcttcttgcaGCAGATGAACAGAATCGTCAGCACTGCCAGAAAAACAAGGCCGGCGGCGGCAAGTCCGACAACGAGTCCAGTCGACGGACCGCTGCTCGACGACGAATCCGCTGGAGGCGTCGGCGATGAGCTACTGGTAGTCGGCGGGGGTGGCGACGGCCTAGATCCCGACGCAGGCGGCGGAGGAGAAGAAGCAGTCGCCGGCGGCGGAGGCGACGATGTAGTCGCCGGCGGCGGAGGCGAAGATCCTATCGCTGGGGGAGGCGATAACCCTGCCGCAGGGGGAGGAGAAGATACTGTCGCCGGCGGAGGTGGAGATGCAGCCGGTGCTACCGCCTGAGGCGGCGGAGGAGATGTATTGTTCGCCGGCGGCGAAGATGGAGGAGGCGTCGTGGCGTTCGCAGGTGGCGGAGAGGAAGGAATCGTCGCGGGTGGAGTTGGAGGAGTGGATGCCGGGGCCGGAGAAGACCCCGGAGTAGGCGACGACATTGCTGGAATCCGGTGTTGTCACTTCACCCAATCCGTTTAGAGTATCAGATCCCGGCAGGAAAttaggtttttttctttttgccgGGGTTTCTGCCGGAATGAGGTTGGTTTGGATTGGGAAGGTCTGAGGATTTTTGTGTCTGGGAAATCTTCGAAGAGAAATAGTTTAGTAATAACGCTTAAAGAGAAACTCTAGAAGACAGTCCTCTGACCCTTCCCTTCTGTCAGTGGTGGGTCGCACCTTTGTTCAGAGCCATCGGACAAAGACCTTGATGAGGTATCGTCTAATCACAGCCGTCCGATCGGCAGCCGAGTAGGCGTTAAACATTCCCAATCTCAGGAGCTTTTATCGGAAGCCCAGTTCACACGTGGAGTAGGTGAAACGCAGGCGATTGGCAGCTGGCTCCGGTGCGGGCCCCACACGAAGACTGGTGGAATTTCTCGTCGAGTTTTAAATGATGGTGACTCCTTCATCTTAGATGGGGCGTTGCGTGTgagtcaatccagaccgtccgaaTCTAGTGCTCGTTGTTTACAGTTCATTGGTGAAAACAAATCTGTTGAGgtgatcccaaccgtccaactGGAAgctatgaaatggatggttagaacaaCCGTTCAAACTCACGACTAATGCTCCATCCACCATGAGGATCCGTGATTGGACGCTCCATATTTCAGCAGACGGAAGCCACGCGTACGTAGATGACCAACCACCATTTTGAAATGGAGATAAACGGCCGCGGTTTGAGTGGATGCCGGATCCATCATGTCTGTACATCCCTAATTGTGGGACCCGCTGTGATGTATTTTCCttgaatctacaccgtccatccattttaatagatcatttcagggcatgattccaaaaatgaagcagatataaatttcAGGAGGTcgatatcacaggaaacagtcgtgattgaatccctaccattgaaaacttcatggggcgaccgaatatttattttacatccaacctgttgataaggtcgaaaATACCTAgataaagagaccacacaaatgtcaggttgatccaaaactttttggccCACGAAATTTTTTTAAACGATAgattactactgtttcctgtattatggtccaactgatatttgaatctacttaattttttaaatcatgacctaaaatgagctgaaaaaatggatgaacggagtggatataaggaacatacatcacggtgagccccacggtcAGAAATCCCACCCaattcggtggatccggggatccactaAAAGCTGCGCCCGAGATAACATAACCCCACCCATCTCGCTCTATGCTGCTGTTTTTTTACTTTTGCTTTTCTCCTTTTAGAGTGAAGAATAGCCTAGCTAGTCCTCAGCCTGCTGAAGTGAAGCCGTAGCCCGCGAGCAGGGCTTGCGGGTTAGTGAAAGATATACTTCAAGAGGTAGGGTCCACCGTCCACCAGGGATACGCCATGCACTGTCCTGTTTCTCTGTGAAGATAATCGGAACCactttgaaattggaattgaatgTAGACCGCTCCTAATTATGACCTCACCTTTCCATAGATCTAACGGCCAAAATTctttttgaaaacccaaactcttTTCATGGCCTACTCCCTTTTTAGTATCAACCATGCGCAAGGTCCATCTAGCAGACTACGAATTCACTTTGGTAGTCCCTGGACCACAAGACCTGGGCTCCTACTTTGAAAGAATACTTTACCGAGGGCATTCGCAGCCGGCTTAGAGAGAGGGATGTCCATTTTCGGCTGGTCTGCCGAGCTGATTATAAACGGATACTCCGCAAAGCTTTGTTTGTTGAGCTTAACTTTTCGCAGCAagtttggggcccaccgtgacatccaaaccgttcgtactTATTCTATTATTTTCTCCTTCGATTTATGAAAAATGTAAAAAGAAAAAGTGTTTCTAAAACtggggtgggccacaacatgtaaaatcatgcctaaaacttttTATAATCTGGTAGCGTGGACCAATTAGATttagaatggcctgattttttttacGCCCATTAATCCAGGTGGATCTTGGCTTATAAAtgaattggatggaatataaaagaTAATTTAGTTGCAACGGACGATcttgaaggtttttaatggtgcgcATCACAAAACCAACGGTTATGCCTGGTATGGTCCACCATAGATTTACTTAGATCAGTTTTATATATCATGTgtattttaatgtttttttaaagaactaaagtgttgatttgatttgttgtattttttactctttttttaatttcatgttaATTAGAATGGGAGAAgaaattatatatgtatatatatatatatttgtttgtttAATATAAACTACTGTCAAATGTTTTGAACTATGTTTAAGcttatacatgcatgcatgagcTGCAGCCGGTGGGAAAGTTTGACTCGAAAGATCTTTAACCGGGTGTAGGCGCGTGCGCACACCAAATCTAGCCCAAAAGCCATTGACAGGGTGACCAGTGGAAAAATCTAGCTCGAAAACATTTAATTGGGTGtgtgcacacatgcacacaaaaaTTAGTTGGGAAGCCTTTAATATGG
This region includes:
- the LOC131223083 gene encoding proline-rich receptor-like protein kinase PERK1, producing MSSPTPGSSPAPASTPPTPPATIPSSPPPANATTPPPSSPPANNTSPPPPQAVAPAASPPPPATVSSPPPAAGLSPPPAIGSSPPPPATTSSPPPPATASSPPPPASGSRPSPPPPTTSSSSPTPPADSSSSSGPSTGLVVGLAAAGLVFLAVLTILFICCKKKRRRSHESLDYYGHPPPTHPQKIDPYAGQPQNWQHNAPPPADHVVKMPPQPSPPPPFASRPPPSPPPVPAAKPPPPPAISSSGGSGSNYSGSETPLPPPSPGIALGFSKSTFTHEELALATDGFSDANLLGQGGFGYVHRGMLLSGKEVAVKQLKSGSGQGEREFQAEVEIISRVHHKHLVSLVGYCIAGSQRMLVYEFVPNNTLEFHLHGKGRPTMEWPTRLKIALGSAKGLAYLHEDCHPKIIHRDIKASNILLDFKFEAKVADFGLAKFTSDNNTHVSTRVMGTFGYLAPEYAASGKLTDKSDVFSFGVMLLELITGRRPVDTTQTFMDDSLVDWARPLLTRALEDGNHDTLVDARLQRNYNVNEMARMIACAAACVRHSARRRPRMSQVVRALEGDVSLEALNEGVRPGHSTLYSSYGSSDYDSGQYNEDMKKFRKMALASHEYGSSEYSGRTSEYGLNPSASSSEGQQTREMEMGKMKKDSRGFSGSP